From the Campylobacter concisus genome, one window contains:
- a CDS encoding ATP-binding protein, whose translation MKYKFQLIVSVFIFVYLLISALVLNFYNNLAMKDAKKEAYYVLESINSVREYIAGVQRPLIEQLKHDGIIKEDFFDERLLSSSYISREIYNIQKKKYNLDFDYKLVAMAPLNKAHEPNEFEAQVLKGFKENKFSEFSKIIKDENGSQFFVGLPIKSQNTSCLACHNIESAPKQMLDRYEISNGKISEASEMMAMLSFKIPLRAIFSYHLKEVVIIMSAIAFVFGIFLLLVYKMHRRGEESKRQTEQLMIHQSRLASMGEMIGNISHQWKQPLAQISSALINLELYQERKKLDEAKIYEFIEETSKQINFMSETVDDFKNFFKPNTLKREFSVEKVVNQTIKILNASLKKYQIEIEIDIRENFTIFANFNEIIQILINIINNAKDAFKQSYVKPRIIKIYTFIKDNRKNLCVQNNAGAIKASFLKVIFEPHFSTKESGSGLGLYMSRLIASKNNALIFARNVDENSITFTISFENL comes from the coding sequence GTGAAATATAAATTTCAGCTAATCGTTAGTGTTTTTATCTTTGTTTATCTCTTAATATCCGCGCTTGTTTTAAATTTTTATAATAATCTTGCAATGAAAGATGCAAAAAAAGAGGCGTATTATGTGCTTGAGAGTATAAATTCTGTAAGAGAGTACATTGCAGGCGTTCAGCGTCCGCTAATAGAGCAGCTAAAGCATGACGGCATTATAAAAGAGGATTTTTTTGACGAGAGATTGCTCTCATCTTCGTATATAAGCCGTGAAATTTATAATATCCAAAAGAAAAAATACAATCTTGACTTTGACTATAAACTAGTCGCCATGGCGCCTTTAAATAAAGCTCATGAGCCAAATGAATTTGAAGCGCAGGTGTTAAAAGGCTTCAAAGAGAATAAATTTAGTGAGTTTTCAAAGATTATAAAAGATGAAAATGGCTCACAATTTTTTGTAGGGCTTCCTATAAAAAGTCAAAATACATCTTGCCTAGCCTGTCACAATATCGAAAGTGCTCCAAAACAGATGCTGGATCGTTATGAAATTTCAAATGGAAAAATTTCTGAGGCAAGTGAGATGATGGCAATGTTATCTTTTAAAATCCCACTACGTGCCATTTTTTCTTACCATTTAAAAGAGGTTGTCATCATAATGAGCGCGATAGCCTTTGTATTTGGGATATTTTTGCTACTTGTTTATAAGATGCATAGGCGTGGCGAAGAGAGTAAAAGACAGACTGAGCAGCTAATGATACATCAAAGCCGCCTAGCCTCAATGGGCGAGATGATAGGCAATATCTCACATCAGTGGAAGCAGCCTTTAGCTCAAATCAGCTCAGCTTTAATAAATTTAGAACTCTATCAGGAGCGAAAAAAGCTTGATGAAGCAAAAATTTATGAGTTTATAGAAGAGACTAGCAAACAGATAAATTTTATGTCTGAAACGGTTGATGATTTTAAAAACTTTTTTAAGCCAAATACTTTAAAAAGGGAGTTTAGCGTAGAGAAAGTGGTAAATCAGACCATAAAAATTCTAAACGCCTCACTTAAGAAATATCAAATCGAAATAGAGATCGATATAAGAGAAAATTTTACGATTTTTGCAAATTTTAATGAAATAATCCAAATTTTAATAAATATTATAAATAACGCAAAAGATGCATTTAAACAAAGCTATGTAAAGCCAAGAATAATAAAAATTTATACTTTTATAAAAGATAATCGTAAAAATTTATGTGTGCAAAATAATGCAGGAGCGATAAAGGCTTCGTTTTTAAAGGTTATCTTTGAGCCACACTTTAGCACAAAAGAGTCTGGCAGCGGGCTTGGTCTATATATGAGCCGGCTAATAGCTAGCAAAAATAACGCCCTAATCTTTGCTAGAAATGTAGATGAAAATAGTATTACATTTACAATTAGTTTCGAAAATTTATAA
- the flgE gene encoding flagellar hook protein FlgE: MMRSLWSGVSGLQAHQIAMDVEGNNIANVNTYGYKYNRANFADILSQTPRVATAPQGQLGGQNAMQIGLGTTINSTTRIFSQGTLTSTDKQTDLALQGNGFFVVSPDGGTTRYYTRNGDFVRDKAGNFVNNSGYVVQGWTRDEETGTIDSTGPIKNIVIKEGLTTPARATTEVKIKGNLDSGNTIGQRSTPIYSLDSVAGGRDYNNDGILDPNEVHNENDVNNDQFYTNSRKEQSLTERGVDLGVTFDELGNGLALRDGQGIWVSYANAKTEKFEIGSKSPNNVGSLTNNGTTKKLNITLNGVNITGDVTNISDVAAAINAQYNKTGVRAEISEGNKLTLINRNNSGTTKETKNIHLTVNTGDELVAATTAMGVANGGLKNRDIITAYQYVYTSSQTTAVHEYNDAKERQVTTTEDLRAAMQKDARSYVDYNGDGQIRVNSAVPNAIKQATEAHNITPGTGGAAIADTTCQTAYNNAYNAATGTPDAKHAAGIEALKKLADDLNDGTKITVNKLGQFQLENPSNEVADHALYMTTTGLTKPAQGTNNSAINENVRLTTIMKALDGALSPGQALRASGKMMMSSHGSTAEIFDSLGSKHTVSIKWTKTGTTTDGGTEWSMVIQVPEPAKINYTGEGPDNVITGTARFNANGSLASFHPATITFSANNGSQSGQNISLNFGLGTDFNGLTSFDKDSSTESISQDGYTGGTLNGIKIDETGTIIGSFSNGQSFGLAKVALATFTNNEGLQSEGGNVFSQTANSGEAVIGAAGTGDKGTIAASKLEASNVDLSRALTDLIVIQRGFQANSKTITTSDEMLNTLLQLKQ; encoded by the coding sequence ATGATGAGATCACTTTGGTCTGGTGTTTCAGGCCTACAAGCCCACCAGATAGCCATGGACGTAGAAGGCAACAATATCGCAAACGTCAATACTTATGGTTATAAATACAACCGTGCAAATTTTGCTGATATACTAAGCCAAACTCCAAGAGTAGCTACCGCTCCACAAGGTCAGCTAGGCGGTCAAAATGCTATGCAAATAGGTCTAGGAACGACTATAAACTCAACTACAAGAATTTTCTCGCAAGGCACATTAACATCTACTGATAAGCAAACAGACCTTGCACTTCAAGGAAATGGTTTCTTTGTCGTATCTCCAGATGGCGGAACTACAAGATACTATACAAGAAATGGTGACTTTGTCCGTGATAAAGCTGGAAATTTTGTAAACAATAGCGGCTATGTCGTTCAAGGCTGGACAAGAGATGAAGAGACTGGCACTATTGACTCAACTGGACCGATAAAAAATATTGTGATAAAAGAGGGTCTTACTACTCCAGCAAGAGCAACAACAGAAGTAAAGATAAAAGGCAACCTTGACTCAGGCAATACCATAGGACAAAGAAGTACGCCTATTTATTCACTAGACTCAGTTGCTGGTGGACGTGACTATAACAATGACGGGATTTTAGATCCAAATGAAGTCCACAATGAAAATGATGTAAATAATGATCAGTTTTATACAAACTCAAGAAAAGAACAAAGCTTAACAGAGCGTGGCGTCGATCTTGGTGTTACATTTGATGAGCTTGGAAATGGTCTTGCTTTAAGAGATGGACAAGGTATCTGGGTGAGCTATGCAAATGCTAAAACTGAAAAATTTGAAATAGGAAGTAAATCACCAAATAATGTTGGTTCACTTACTAATAATGGAACTACAAAAAAATTAAATATAACATTAAATGGTGTAAATATAACCGGAGATGTAACAAACATAAGCGATGTTGCAGCTGCTATCAACGCTCAGTATAATAAAACTGGCGTTAGAGCTGAAATTTCAGAAGGTAATAAACTAACACTTATAAATAGAAATAACTCAGGTACTACAAAAGAGACAAAAAATATTCACTTAACTGTCAATACTGGTGATGAATTAGTAGCAGCAACGACAGCAATGGGAGTGGCAAATGGTGGTTTAAAAAATCGAGATATTATCACAGCTTATCAATATGTCTATACGAGCTCACAAACAACAGCAGTTCACGAATACAATGATGCGAAAGAAAGGCAAGTAACTACAACAGAAGATCTTCGTGCTGCTATGCAAAAAGATGCAAGGAGTTACGTTGACTACAATGGAGACGGTCAAATAAGAGTAAACTCAGCTGTACCTAATGCTATAAAACAAGCAACAGAAGCTCATAATATAACTCCGGGTACTGGTGGAGCAGCTATAGCTGATACAACATGCCAAACAGCTTATAATAATGCTTATAACGCTGCAACTGGTACTCCAGATGCAAAACACGCAGCTGGTATCGAAGCACTTAAAAAACTTGCTGATGATTTAAATGATGGCACAAAGATTACTGTAAATAAACTAGGTCAATTTCAACTAGAAAATCCATCAAATGAAGTAGCAGATCATGCACTTTACATGACTACGACTGGACTTACAAAGCCAGCTCAAGGTACAAATAATTCGGCTATAAATGAAAATGTTAGACTTACAACTATTATGAAAGCACTTGATGGCGCACTAAGCCCGGGCCAAGCTCTAAGAGCAAGTGGAAAGATGATGATGTCAAGCCACGGCTCAACGGCAGAAATTTTTGACTCACTTGGTTCAAAACACACAGTTAGTATCAAATGGACAAAGACAGGCACTACAACAGATGGTGGAACTGAGTGGAGCATGGTTATACAAGTGCCAGAGCCAGCTAAGATAAACTACACAGGTGAAGGTCCGGATAATGTTATAACTGGAACAGCTAGATTTAACGCAAATGGCTCACTTGCAAGTTTTCATCCAGCAACGATAACATTTTCAGCTAACAACGGCTCACAAAGTGGCCAAAACATTAGCTTAAATTTTGGTCTGGGAACTGACTTTAACGGCTTAACAAGCTTTGATAAAGACTCATCAACTGAGTCAATCTCACAAGATGGCTACACAGGTGGCACTCTAAACGGCATAAAAATAGATGAGACTGGAACGATAATAGGCTCATTTTCAAATGGCCAAAGCTTTGGTCTGGCTAAAGTAGCACTTGCTACCTTTACAAACAACGAAGGTCTTCAAAGCGAGGGCGGAAATGTCTTTTCACAAACTGCAAACTCAGGTGAAGCAGTTATCGGTGCAGCTGGTACAGGCGATAAGGGAACGATCGCAGCTTCAAAACTTGAAGCTAGTAACGTCGATCTAAGCCGTGCGCTAACAGATCTTATTGTTATCCAAAGAGGTTTCCAAGCAAACTCAAAAACGATCACAACAAGTGACGAGATGCTAAATACACTTCTTCAATTAAAACAATAA
- the pyrE gene encoding orotate phosphoribosyltransferase yields the protein MNLEKIYKDAGAYLEGHFLLSSGNHSQFYLQSAKVLEDPALAGKLADELARVIEKFGIEFDSVCSPALGGILAGYELARAAKKRFIFTERVEKIMSLRRGFEVKKGEKFIVCEDIITTGGSALEAARVIESLGGEVVGFAALANRGFCKVTNLGNDSKPNAKLPSDKPFFALGNFEFEIYEPEHCPLCKNGSKAIKPGSRGN from the coding sequence ATGAATTTAGAGAAAATTTATAAAGATGCCGGAGCATATTTAGAGGGACATTTTTTACTAAGTAGCGGTAATCACTCGCAGTTTTATCTTCAAAGCGCAAAGGTACTTGAAGACCCAGCTTTGGCTGGAAAACTAGCTGACGAGCTTGCCCGTGTGATAGAGAAATTTGGCATTGAATTTGATAGCGTTTGCTCGCCTGCACTTGGTGGAATTTTAGCTGGTTATGAGCTCGCACGTGCGGCAAAGAAGCGTTTTATCTTTACAGAGCGAGTTGAAAAGATAATGAGTCTTAGACGTGGCTTTGAGGTAAAAAAAGGCGAGAAATTTATCGTTTGTGAGGATATCATCACGACTGGCGGTTCGGCACTTGAAGCGGCACGTGTGATAGAGAGCCTTGGCGGTGAGGTAGTTGGCTTTGCAGCGCTTGCGAACCGTGGCTTTTGTAAGGTCACAAATTTAGGCAACGACTCAAAACCAAATGCAAAACTACCAAGCGATAAGCCGTTTTTTGCTTTAGGAAATTTTGAGTTTGAAATTTATGAGCCTGAGCATTGCCCACTTTGTAAAAATGGAAGCAAAGCGATCAAACCTGGAAGCAGAGGCAACTAA
- a CDS encoding DNA adenine methylase, translating to MKPVKQENQAYLKEQILTYLGNKRSLLGFIDLGVKYAKDELKKEKLSCCDLFSGSGVVARFLKQNSEFLVANDLELYSFITNSCYLQNATNELIDEINFWQKRLEKEIEDNLSEGFITRLYAPQDDKNIAFGERVFYTRKNAIFIDTARRLIDELMPAEMRKFFIAPLLYNASVHANTSGIFKGFHKNKEGIGQFGGRGQNAISRITSDINLTKPIFSNFSVPFEVYQKDANLLAKELDDLDLVYLDPPYNQHPYGSNYFMLNLIASNTEPSKISKVSGIAKDWNRSVFNKKSSASEAFFELIANLKAKFVLISFNSEGFINQDEFDQNLNKMGKVQLLRQKYNAYRGSRNLKARNIHVDELLYVLQK from the coding sequence TTGAAGCCAGTAAAACAAGAAAATCAAGCCTATCTAAAAGAGCAAATTTTAACCTATCTTGGTAACAAGCGCTCTCTTTTAGGCTTTATAGATCTAGGCGTAAAATACGCAAAAGACGAGCTTAAAAAAGAGAAGCTTAGCTGCTGTGATCTCTTTAGTGGAAGTGGCGTGGTGGCTAGATTTTTAAAGCAAAATAGCGAATTCCTAGTCGCAAACGACTTGGAACTTTACAGCTTCATCACAAACTCATGCTATTTGCAAAACGCCACAAATGAGCTAATAGATGAGATAAATTTCTGGCAAAAAAGACTTGAAAAAGAGATAGAAGATAATCTTTCTGAAGGCTTTATAACAAGGCTTTATGCCCCGCAAGATGATAAAAATATCGCTTTTGGCGAGCGGGTCTTTTACACAAGAAAAAATGCTATCTTCATTGACACTGCTAGAAGGCTTATAGATGAGCTAATGCCGGCTGAGATGAGAAAATTTTTCATAGCTCCACTTCTTTATAATGCAAGCGTGCATGCAAATACAAGTGGAATTTTTAAAGGTTTTCATAAAAATAAAGAGGGTATCGGTCAGTTTGGTGGACGAGGGCAAAATGCCATATCAAGGATCACTTCTGATATAAATTTGACTAAGCCTATTTTTTCAAATTTTAGTGTGCCTTTTGAGGTCTATCAAAAGGACGCAAATTTGCTCGCAAAAGAACTTGACGACCTTGATCTAGTCTATCTTGATCCACCTTATAATCAGCACCCATACGGCTCAAACTACTTCATGCTAAATCTCATCGCAAGCAACACTGAGCCAAGTAAAATTTCAAAAGTTTCAGGCATTGCAAAGGACTGGAACAGATCAGTCTTTAATAAAAAATCATCAGCAAGCGAGGCATTTTTCGAGTTGATAGCAAATTTAAAGGCAAAATTTGTACTAATTTCGTTTAACTCAGAGGGCTTTATCAACCAAGATGAATTTGATCAAAATCTAAATAAAATGGGCAAGGTTCAACTATTGCGCCAAAAGTATAACGCCTACCGTGGCAGCAGAAATTTAAAAGCTAGAAACATCCACGTAGACGAGCTTCTTTACGTTTTACAAAAGTAA
- a CDS encoding Na+/H+ antiporter NhaC family protein, translated as MLIFNPVVFSILVMTILCLLRFNILLSILISALVAGVMYKHGFSGFESGIVGGIDSLFTALKETTQSLISGMQGNLETSLSYILLGALAAAIANTNLTAILINALSKFLSSNKVIFILTIAFIACLSQNLIPVHIAFIPILIPPLLAIMNKMGIDRRAVACALTFGLQAPYVSLSVGFGLLFHNILKKELANNGITTSISDISSVMWIGGASMLIGLILAILFYGKKRAYKTSKFEKEELDEIERAKSLEMTKKEWAVLAGAVVAFGVQIYTELLPLGALLGLLVMVVFGGIEYKKVDKIMDNGLAMMGFIAFIMLVAAGYGTILRESGGIDELVKYASLVSGGKIGGAFLMLLIGLLVTMGIGTSFGTIPILASIYVPLCLNLGFGVPAIILLVGIAAALGDAGSPASDSTLGPTSGLNADGEHNHIYDTCVPTFVFFNIPLIIGGIVGAMILG; from the coding sequence ATGCTTATTTTTAACCCTGTTGTTTTTAGCATTTTGGTAATGACGATACTTTGTCTATTGCGTTTTAACATTTTGCTTTCTATCCTTATCTCTGCTCTTGTTGCGGGAGTAATGTATAAGCATGGATTTAGTGGATTTGAAAGTGGCATTGTAGGTGGGATCGATAGCCTCTTTACAGCCCTAAAAGAGACTACACAAAGCCTCATAAGCGGTATGCAAGGCAATCTTGAAACATCGCTTAGTTATATTTTGCTTGGTGCTTTAGCAGCCGCCATCGCAAATACAAATTTAACTGCTATCTTGATAAATGCTTTGAGTAAATTCCTTAGCTCGAATAAAGTGATTTTTATACTAACTATCGCATTTATAGCGTGCTTATCTCAAAATTTAATCCCAGTTCACATAGCTTTTATACCTATTTTGATCCCACCACTTCTTGCTATTATGAACAAAATGGGGATAGATAGACGTGCCGTGGCTTGTGCTTTGACATTTGGTCTTCAAGCGCCTTATGTAAGCCTTAGCGTTGGCTTTGGTCTGCTTTTTCACAATATCTTAAAAAAAGAGCTAGCAAATAACGGCATAACCACATCTATTTCTGATATATCTTCTGTTATGTGGATAGGCGGCGCTTCTATGCTTATCGGACTTATCCTCGCTATACTTTTTTACGGCAAGAAAAGAGCTTATAAAACTTCAAAATTTGAAAAAGAAGAGCTTGATGAGATCGAGCGTGCAAAAAGCCTTGAGATGACTAAAAAAGAGTGGGCAGTTTTAGCTGGTGCAGTTGTGGCTTTTGGTGTGCAAATTTATACTGAGCTGCTACCTCTTGGCGCACTACTTGGACTTTTGGTTATGGTAGTTTTTGGCGGAATAGAATATAAAAAAGTAGATAAGATCATGGATAACGGCCTTGCTATGATGGGTTTTATCGCTTTTATCATGCTAGTTGCGGCAGGTTATGGCACTATCTTAAGAGAGAGTGGCGGCATAGACGAGCTTGTAAAATACGCTAGCTTAGTATCTGGCGGCAAGATAGGCGGAGCATTTTTGATGCTTCTTATTGGTCTACTTGTAACAATGGGTATAGGCACTAGCTTTGGTACGATACCGATCTTAGCCTCTATCTACGTACCACTTTGTCTTAATCTTGGTTTTGGCGTACCAGCCATCATCTTGTTAGTTGGCATAGCTGCGGCTCTAGGAGATGCTGGAAGTCCTGCAAGCGATAGCACACTTGGGCCAACAAGCGGTCTAAATGCTGATGGTGAACACAACCACATATATGATACTTGTGTGCCTACATTTGTATTTTTCAATATCCCACTTATCATCGGTGGCATCGTAGGTGCAATGATACTTGGATAA
- the thyX gene encoding FAD-dependent thymidylate synthase produces the protein MQVTLLNHTPLNICSHAIRTCWQSFDKGDNGGEKDVELIDRVGNKFKHASTLEHLYYNFYIQGISRALLQELARHRLASLSVKSTRYTLKELKKEEKFEVGQFERAAKFIVLTNDELVDNASIKALENLREILASTTKSLDIVKYCLPECYKTELTWSINARSLQNFISLRSSKSALWEIRNLANAIYAVLPEEHKFIFEKCLPEDEQN, from the coding sequence ATGCAAGTAACACTACTAAATCACACTCCACTAAATATCTGCTCTCACGCGATCCGCACATGCTGGCAAAGCTTTGACAAAGGCGACAACGGTGGTGAAAAAGATGTTGAGCTAATAGATAGAGTAGGCAATAAATTTAAACACGCCTCGACCTTAGAGCACCTATACTACAACTTCTACATCCAAGGTATCTCTCGTGCGCTACTTCAAGAGCTAGCTCGTCACCGCTTGGCAAGTCTAAGCGTCAAATCAACTCGCTACACGCTAAAAGAGCTAAAAAAAGAGGAAAAATTTGAAGTAGGGCAGTTTGAGCGTGCAGCTAAATTTATTGTACTAACAAATGACGAACTAGTCGATAACGCAAGTATAAAAGCACTTGAAAATTTGCGTGAAATTTTAGCCTCAACTACAAAAAGCCTTGACATCGTCAAATACTGCTTGCCAGAATGCTATAAGACAGAGCTTACATGGAGCATAAATGCTAGAAGCTTGCAAAATTTCATCTCTCTAAGAAGCTCAAAATCAGCCCTTTGGGAGATAAGAAATTTAGCAAATGCTATCTATGCTGTGCTACCCGAAGAGCATAAATTTATCTTTGAAAAATGCTTGCCAGAAGATGAGCAAAACTAA
- a CDS encoding multiheme c-type cytochrome has protein sequence MRNLQKALAGLLMGVSIFASQACCEEHNMQMSDKARDVIANPKGTLQSRGVISLQDYVVEEQEMYNWLFKNHPIFTKYGGKTVGKMVVHDRGLEWLAEGHGFDMSKLSKRDGGKGYSSMMYRIPATSSLQFPNKFVGPEKCGECHPAQYEVWSRSRHATTMRFPGEHPEVNNNLTEPVFDKDTASILPKGITPDVIYATVGHLRTKMGYVDAWLLRGTYYVEGGLLRDGTGQIVAGGNQWQRTWALNLDDATVKKIKELVPEFPGTLEEYGDNGGYVRGLASYAAKHKKSMFFQANSSYCEVCHPVKFDFKSKAEFYAALGNAKELQKHTISKGVSCEECHGAGGHLDGATNFRTSNCERCHQRFNFSPDLARANPLNNGKLDLSLSSKFKSMGPGCGSEGSQSYFTAHYDKGMRCVTCHDPHDNTGPVVGDKSVTGMNYNSEQGYLSSFYTKPKIRKECKDCHETQAYIASKADTHKDNTCASCHMPFMMSCENFYAVQFQDNAGFDTQRRSHIWKIMVDPKEKSLVPGDAAKGPRDAKDWHFERDKNGHNYVDLMWACARTSWADKDMKDTKGCHSPVLSELKPTLHFKNQKQVYDEVMGWQTPVKNEFSEVKIGIEGLYSLLETKKLDASDKVRVYELIQNAQEIIDMVEKDGSWGMHGFKFTKQKLDASKEYIKEAQRILNKNL, from the coding sequence ATGAGAAATCTACAAAAAGCCTTAGCTGGTTTGCTCATGGGTGTTAGCATCTTCGCTTCACAAGCCTGTTGCGAAGAGCATAATATGCAGATGTCCGATAAAGCACGTGATGTTATCGCAAATCCTAAAGGCACACTGCAAAGTAGAGGTGTTATCTCCTTGCAAGACTACGTTGTAGAAGAGCAAGAGATGTATAACTGGCTATTTAAAAACCACCCTATTTTTACGAAATATGGTGGTAAAACCGTCGGTAAAATGGTCGTTCATGACCGTGGCTTAGAGTGGCTTGCCGAGGGACATGGCTTTGATATGTCAAAGCTTAGTAAAAGAGATGGCGGTAAGGGCTATAGCTCTATGATGTATAGAATTCCAGCCACTTCATCACTTCAATTTCCTAACAAATTTGTAGGACCAGAAAAGTGCGGTGAGTGTCACCCAGCCCAGTATGAAGTATGGAGTAGATCTCGCCACGCAACTACTATGCGTTTCCCTGGCGAGCACCCAGAGGTTAATAACAACCTAACTGAGCCAGTATTTGACAAAGATACCGCTTCTATCCTTCCAAAAGGTATTACTCCAGATGTTATCTACGCAACTGTTGGTCACTTAAGAACCAAAATGGGCTACGTTGATGCGTGGCTACTTCGTGGTACTTACTACGTTGAGGGTGGTTTGCTAAGAGATGGTACAGGTCAGATCGTAGCTGGTGGTAACCAATGGCAAAGAACATGGGCGTTAAATTTAGACGACGCAACTGTTAAAAAGATAAAAGAGCTTGTTCCAGAATTTCCTGGCACTCTTGAAGAGTACGGCGATAATGGCGGATATGTTAGAGGTCTAGCTTCATACGCCGCAAAACATAAAAAATCAATGTTTTTCCAAGCAAACTCATCATATTGTGAAGTTTGTCACCCGGTTAAATTCGATTTCAAATCAAAAGCAGAATTTTACGCAGCACTTGGTAATGCTAAAGAGCTTCAAAAACACACTATCTCAAAAGGCGTAAGCTGTGAGGAGTGCCACGGAGCTGGCGGTCACCTTGATGGAGCTACAAATTTTAGAACATCAAACTGCGAACGCTGCCACCAAAGATTTAACTTTAGCCCAGATCTAGCTCGTGCTAATCCTCTTAATAATGGTAAGCTTGATCTATCACTTAGCTCTAAATTTAAATCAATGGGACCAGGATGCGGATCTGAGGGTTCACAATCATACTTTACGGCTCACTATGATAAAGGTATGAGATGTGTTACTTGCCACGATCCACACGATAACACAGGCCCAGTTGTAGGCGATAAGAGCGTAACTGGTATGAACTATAACTCAGAACAAGGTTATCTAAGCTCATTCTATACTAAACCAAAAATTAGAAAAGAGTGTAAAGATTGCCACGAGACTCAAGCATATATCGCATCTAAAGCAGATACTCACAAAGACAACACTTGTGCATCTTGCCACATGCCATTTATGATGAGTTGTGAGAATTTCTATGCTGTTCAGTTCCAAGACAACGCTGGCTTTGATACTCAAAGAAGATCTCATATCTGGAAGATCATGGTTGATCCAAAAGAGAAATCTCTAGTACCAGGCGATGCTGCTAAAGGTCCAAGAGATGCTAAAGATTGGCACTTTGAGAGAGATAAAAATGGCCATAACTACGTTGACTTGATGTGGGCGTGTGCTAGAACATCTTGGGCTGATAAAGATATGAAAGATACCAAAGGCTGCCACAGCCCAGTATTATCTGAGCTAAAACCAACACTTCACTTCAAAAACCAAAAACAAGTTTATGATGAAGTTATGGGATGGCAAACTCCAGTTAAGAATGAATTCTCTGAAGTTAAGATTGGTATTGAAGGACTTTACTCACTACTTGAGACTAAAAAACTTGATGCAAGTGATAAAGTAAGAGTTTATGAGCTTATCCAAAATGCTCAAGAGATCATCGATATGGTTGAAAAAGATGGTTCGTGGGGTATGCACGGATTTAAATTTACTAAACAAAAACTCGATGCATCAAAAGAGTATATAAAAGAAGCTCAAAGAATTTTGAATAAAAATTTATAG
- a CDS encoding response regulator transcription factor, with protein MQEYDILDVLSNKKVLCLEDEEAILKNICASLELFFAEVNGVTDGYDALELAMSDAYDVLVLDISVPNIDGLEIAKKVRTINQKIPIVILSSHVEQEYLWRAVELKITRYLAKPYDKKSFIKALEDVALELVGRKPTLRLNDELEYDFGKKVLYINGEISHLSKSESRLLEYFLNNKNQTITYEQIFDYIWEYEQPSKEAIKTIVKELRRKLGKDVIKNLYGVGYLCEI; from the coding sequence ATGCAAGAATATGATATTTTAGATGTTTTATCAAACAAAAAGGTCCTTTGCCTTGAAGATGAAGAGGCGATTTTAAAAAATATTTGTGCTTCTTTGGAGCTATTTTTTGCCGAGGTAAATGGCGTAACAGATGGCTATGATGCACTTGAGCTAGCGATGAGCGATGCTTATGATGTTTTGGTGCTTGATATAAGCGTGCCAAATATCGATGGCCTAGAGATTGCTAAAAAAGTAAGAACCATAAATCAAAAAATTCCTATCGTGATCTTATCAAGCCATGTCGAGCAAGAGTATTTGTGGAGAGCGGTTGAGCTAAAGATCACAAGATATCTTGCAAAGCCATATGATAAAAAGTCATTTATAAAAGCCCTAGAAGACGTTGCTTTAGAGCTTGTTGGACGCAAGCCGACTCTTAGGCTAAATGATGAATTAGAATACGATTTTGGTAAAAAAGTACTTTATATAAATGGTGAAATTTCTCATCTAAGTAAGAGTGAAAGTAGGCTTTTAGAGTATTTTTTAAATAACAAAAATCAAACTATAACTTATGAACAAATTTTTGATTATATTTGGGAGTATGAGCAGCCAAGCAAAGAGGCGATAAAGACGATCGTAAAAGAGCTTAGAAGGAAGCTTGGCAAAGATGTGATTAAAAATTTATACGGTGTAGGTTATCTTTGTGAAATATAA